One Scomber scombrus chromosome 1, fScoSco1.1, whole genome shotgun sequence DNA segment encodes these proteins:
- the LOC133983527 gene encoding stonustoxin subunit beta-like encodes MFLSSLDELLCVFSLSGCLITEEGCASLASALSSNPSHLRELDLSYNHPGDSGEKLLSAGLEDPHWRLDTLRIDHGGLKTLKPGLRKYACELELDPNTMNRKLKLSDNNRKVTRVKNDQSYPDHPDRFDVRPQLLCRNVLTGRCYWEVEWRGRVDISVSYRRISRKGYSDDCGFGRNDQSWRLYCSDDGRYSVWHNKREKYSSSSSSSSVAVYVDCPAGTLSFYRVSSDTLIHLHTFNTTFTETLYAGFAVWSGSSVSLRRL; translated from the exons ATGTTTTTAAGCTCAttagatgaactgttgtgtgtgttcagtctgtcaggatgtctgatcacagaggaaggctgtgcttctctggcctcagctctgagctccaacccctcccatctgagagagctggacctgagctacaatcatccaggagactcaggagagaagcttctgtctgctggactggaggatccacactggagactggacactctcag gattgACCATGGTGGACTGAAGACACTGAAacctggtctgaggaagt atgcctgtgaactggaactggatccaaacacaatgaacagaaaactcaaactgtctgacaacaacaggaaggtgacacgtGTGAAGAacgatcagtcatatcctgatcatccagacagatttgatgtcaggcctcagctgctgtgtagaaatgttctgactggtcgctgttactgggaggtcgagtggagaggaagagttgatatatcagtgagttacagaagaatcagcaggaaaggatACAGTGATGACTGTGGGTTTGGaaggaatgatcagtcctggagacTTTACTGCTCTGATGATGGTCGTTACTCTGTCTGGcacaataagagagaaaaatattcttcttcctcctcctcctcctctgtagcagtgtatgtggactgtcctgctggcactctgtccttctacagagtctcctctgacacactgatccacctccacaccttcaacaccacattcactgaaactctgtatgctgggtttgcAGTCTGgtctggttcctcagtgtctctgcgtcgtctgtag
- the LOC133984587 gene encoding uncharacterized protein LOC133984587 isoform X3 translates to MDRQVDTLRYGQVDTLRYGQTGGHSQVWTDRWTLSGMDRWTLSGMDRQVDTQVWTDRWTLSGMDRQMDTLRYGQVDTLRYGQVDTLRYGQTDGHSQVWTGGHSQVWTDRWTLSGMDRQVDTLRYGQVITLRYGQTGGHSQVWTDRWTLSGMDRQVDTHMDTLTN, encoded by the exons atggacagacaggtggacactctcaggtatggacaggtggacactctcaggtatggacagacaggtggacactctcaggtatggacagacagatggacactctcaggtatggacaggtggacactctcaggtatggacagacaggtagacactcaggtatggacagacaggtggacactctcaggtatggacagacagatggacactctcaggtatggacaggtggacactctcag gtatggacaggtggacactctcaggtatggacagacagatggacactctcaggtatggacaggtggacactctcaggtatggacagacaggtggacactctcaggtatggacagacaggtggacactctcaggtatggacaggtgatcactctcaggtatggacagacaggtggacactctcaggtatggacagacaggtggacactctcaggtatggacagacaagTGGACACTCat atggacactctgactaactga
- the LOC133984587 gene encoding uncharacterized protein LOC133984587 isoform X2: MDRQVDTLRYGQVDTLRYGQTGGHSQVWTDRWTLSGMDRWTLSGMDRWTLSGMDRQVDTLRYGQTGGHSQVWTDRWTLSGMDRQMDTLRYGQVDTLRYGQTDGHSQVWTGGHSQVWTDRWTLSGMDRQVDTLRYGQVITLRYGQTGGHSQVWTDRWTLSGMDRQVDTHMDTLTN, translated from the exons atggacagacaggtggacactctcaggtatggacaggtggacactctcaggtatggacagacaggtggacactctcaggtatggacagacagatggacactctcaggtatggacag atggacactctcaggtatggacaggtggacactctcaggtatggacagacaggtagacactctcaggtatggacagacaggtggacactctcaggtatggacagacaggtggacactctcaggtatggacagacagatggacactctcaggtatggacaggtggacactctcaggtatggacagacagatggacactctcaggtatggacaggtggacactctcaggtatggacagacaggtggacactctcaggtatggacagacaggtggacactctcaggtatggacaggtgatcactctcaggtatggacagacaggtggacactctcaggtatggacagacaggtggacactctcaggtatggacagacaagTGGACACTCat atggacactctgactaactga
- the LOC133984587 gene encoding repetin-like isoform X1, with amino-acid sequence MDRQVDTLRYGQVDTLRYGQTGGHSQVWTDRWTLSGMDRWTLSGMDRQVDTQVWTDRWTLSGMDRQMDTLRYGQVDTLRYGQTGRHSQVWTDRWTLSGMDRQVDTLRYGQTDGHSQVWTGGHSQVWTDRWTLSGMDRWTLSGMDRQVDTLRYGQTGGHSQVWTGDHSQVWTDRWTLSGMDRQVDTLRYGQTSGHSYGHSD; translated from the exons atggacagacaggtggacactctcaggtatggacaggtggacactctcaggtatggacagacaggtggacactctcaggtatggacagacagatggacactctcaggtatggacaggtggacactctcaggtatggacagacaggtagacactcaggtatggacagacaggtggacactctcaggtatggacagacagatggacactctcaggtatggacaggtggacactctcaggtatggacagacaggtagacactctcaggtatggacagacaggtggacactctcaggtatggacagacaggtggacactctcaggtatggacagacagatggacactctcaggtatggacaggtggacactctcaggtatggacagacagatggacactctcaggtatggacaggtggacactctcaggtatggacagacaggtggacactctcaggtatggacagacaggtggacactctcaggtatggacaggtgatcactctcaggtatggacagacaggtggacactctcaggtatggacagacaggtggacactctcaggtatggacagacaagTGGACACTCat atggacactctgactaa